In Arthrobacter sp. StoSoilB5, one genomic interval encodes:
- a CDS encoding S41 family peptidase: protein MTSSSYLRFPHVHGELVTFVAEDDIWIAPISGGRAWRVSSQQLPARNPRFTPDGKRLVWTAIVGTAPEVVTADVDGGRYRQLSYFGHSTTRVKGFTPAGNVLVTSAFQQSESRHTYAYSLPLDGGAAVELPFGPVEAVAFGPEIGDEKPVVLASVLSREPAWWKRYRGGTAGKLWIDADGNGEFERLIPEVEGNLTDPLWIQGRIAFLSDHEGYGNLYSVLPDGSGLRRHTDHEDFYVRHASTDGQRIIFESAGELWILPSLDADAEAVKLDITLGSASPARRPAPLKASAHLGDVFPNTAGTASAVESHGTIHWLRHKDGPSRVVEATPGVRARLPRPLTDGRIAYVADHGGVEALYVKRIAARLSGVVDVPKAAEPAVVSSEAELPKPVSATNVLAQGSSMNASANQAANTDLAAENPDEAAHAHPSADTVGGTGVPVAPIAVEEADDLRLDFPAPTRTSALEASPDGRWVAIGTAFGDVFVADTTTGTLTRLVSIGEGSVEQLSWSSDSQWLAWSEPVTSFGSRSKLRLVRPAEPDAGIIDATDGRFCDESPRFTPDGKFLAFLSNRSFDPVYDGHSFDLSFPSPIKPYLLALAADTPSPFGPSVDELEDLPATTVKPDDGGAPVVRVDADGLAHRVITVPVAQGNYSALAAGDGALLWLDTELSGVTGEGKGTLQDKKTAPSLVRFDLAKRKESTLLAAVDSYRLSGDRKRVVYVLDKQIMSIPSDTKVDEESGELVKVDLNRIRVILDPVAAWGQAFDEAWRLQRDFFWAPDMAGQDWDSVYKRYRPIVDRLGSHDDLVDLLWEIHGELGTSHAYVRPLPVTEPGRNGQGRLGAELQLGSKGWEITRILAGESSDPLATSPLTRPGADAKVGDVLLAIDGVELSAALTPAMQLVGAAGRTVELTLLNGAGHGEAAGVQRRVAVVPIRDEERLRYQDWVRANRRTVREASGDKFGYLHIPDMMANGWAQLHRDLDTETALDGLIVDVRRNRGGHTSQLVAELIGRKVTGWSMPRGEKPRTYPHHAPRGPVIILADEFAGSDGDIITQVSKLRGIGPVIGVRTWGGVVGIDNRFALADGTGVTQPRYATWFGGGIGWDVENRGVEPDIEVLFPPHAYAAGTDPQLEYGIGALKEMIQELPTDRPPLREGYRQVRPAPLPARPQKG, encoded by the coding sequence ATGACCTCCTCCAGCTACCTCCGTTTCCCGCATGTGCATGGCGAACTGGTCACGTTCGTGGCCGAAGACGACATCTGGATCGCCCCCATCTCTGGTGGCAGGGCATGGCGTGTTTCGTCCCAGCAGTTGCCGGCAAGGAATCCCCGTTTCACTCCCGATGGCAAACGGCTCGTGTGGACTGCCATTGTTGGTACGGCACCGGAGGTTGTCACGGCGGACGTCGACGGCGGCCGGTACAGGCAGCTGAGCTACTTCGGACACAGCACAACCCGGGTCAAGGGCTTCACGCCGGCTGGAAACGTCCTCGTCACCAGTGCCTTCCAGCAATCCGAGAGCCGCCACACGTACGCCTATAGCCTCCCCTTGGACGGAGGTGCCGCCGTCGAACTTCCTTTCGGGCCGGTGGAGGCGGTGGCGTTCGGACCGGAAATCGGTGACGAGAAGCCCGTGGTCCTGGCGAGCGTCCTTTCCCGGGAGCCGGCTTGGTGGAAACGTTACCGGGGCGGCACCGCAGGCAAGTTGTGGATTGACGCTGACGGCAACGGTGAGTTCGAGCGTTTGATCCCCGAGGTTGAGGGCAACCTGACTGACCCGCTGTGGATCCAAGGACGCATCGCCTTCCTTTCAGACCACGAAGGCTACGGAAACCTCTATTCAGTGCTTCCCGACGGCTCAGGACTGCGCCGTCACACTGACCATGAAGATTTCTATGTCCGGCACGCCAGCACGGATGGCCAGCGGATAATCTTCGAATCTGCTGGTGAACTCTGGATCCTGCCCTCACTCGACGCCGATGCTGAAGCCGTGAAGCTGGACATCACGCTCGGCTCTGCATCGCCGGCACGGCGCCCCGCACCACTGAAAGCGTCTGCGCATTTGGGCGATGTATTTCCGAACACTGCAGGAACGGCCAGCGCCGTTGAGTCACATGGCACCATCCATTGGCTCCGCCACAAGGACGGGCCGTCGCGGGTGGTCGAAGCGACACCGGGTGTCCGGGCCCGCCTTCCGCGCCCCTTGACGGATGGCCGGATCGCCTACGTGGCCGACCACGGGGGAGTGGAGGCCCTGTACGTCAAGCGCATCGCCGCCCGTTTGTCCGGAGTCGTTGACGTGCCGAAGGCTGCGGAGCCGGCTGTTGTCTCCAGTGAAGCCGAACTCCCCAAACCGGTTTCTGCGACGAACGTCCTGGCGCAAGGTTCCTCCATGAACGCGTCAGCCAACCAGGCCGCGAATACGGACCTTGCGGCGGAAAACCCCGATGAAGCCGCTCATGCCCACCCCTCAGCAGACACTGTGGGGGGAACTGGGGTACCTGTCGCTCCCATAGCTGTCGAGGAAGCGGACGACCTCCGCCTGGACTTCCCTGCACCTACAAGGACGAGCGCGCTGGAAGCCAGCCCTGATGGTCGCTGGGTGGCCATCGGCACGGCTTTTGGTGACGTTTTCGTAGCTGACACGACCACCGGGACACTGACGCGTCTGGTGAGTATTGGCGAAGGCAGCGTTGAACAATTGTCGTGGTCCTCTGATTCGCAGTGGCTTGCCTGGTCCGAGCCGGTGACGTCGTTCGGTTCCCGCAGCAAGCTTCGGTTGGTCCGCCCCGCGGAACCTGACGCCGGCATCATCGATGCCACTGACGGACGCTTCTGCGATGAATCACCCCGGTTCACGCCGGACGGGAAGTTCCTGGCTTTCCTGTCCAACCGAAGCTTTGACCCCGTCTATGACGGACATTCGTTCGACCTTTCCTTCCCGAGTCCCATCAAGCCGTACCTGCTGGCCTTGGCTGCTGATACGCCGTCCCCGTTCGGGCCGTCCGTGGACGAGCTTGAGGATCTGCCGGCCACCACAGTAAAGCCCGACGACGGCGGCGCGCCAGTTGTGCGCGTGGATGCAGATGGCCTTGCGCACCGTGTCATCACGGTGCCTGTGGCGCAGGGAAACTACTCCGCACTCGCAGCAGGCGACGGGGCGCTGCTGTGGCTTGATACTGAGCTGTCGGGTGTCACTGGCGAAGGGAAGGGCACCCTGCAGGATAAGAAGACTGCCCCGTCCTTGGTGCGCTTCGACCTTGCCAAGCGCAAGGAATCCACCCTCCTTGCCGCCGTGGACAGCTATCGGTTGTCGGGCGATCGCAAGAGGGTGGTCTATGTCCTTGATAAGCAGATCATGTCAATTCCGTCAGACACTAAGGTGGACGAGGAATCCGGGGAACTGGTCAAAGTGGATCTCAACAGGATCCGCGTGATCCTGGATCCCGTGGCTGCCTGGGGCCAGGCCTTCGACGAAGCATGGCGCCTGCAGAGGGACTTCTTCTGGGCTCCGGACATGGCCGGGCAGGACTGGGATTCGGTCTATAAACGCTACCGTCCGATTGTGGACCGGCTCGGTTCCCACGACGACCTCGTGGACCTGTTGTGGGAGATCCACGGCGAACTGGGCACCTCGCATGCCTATGTGCGGCCTCTTCCGGTGACTGAACCTGGCCGCAATGGTCAAGGCAGACTGGGGGCCGAGTTGCAGCTCGGCAGCAAGGGCTGGGAAATAACCAGAATCCTGGCTGGAGAGTCTTCTGATCCATTGGCCACCTCGCCGTTAACGCGTCCCGGCGCGGATGCGAAGGTGGGCGACGTCCTTCTGGCGATTGACGGCGTCGAGCTTTCCGCGGCGCTGACGCCGGCCATGCAGTTGGTGGGCGCAGCGGGGCGCACCGTTGAATTGACACTTTTGAATGGCGCCGGACATGGCGAGGCCGCGGGTGTCCAACGACGGGTTGCCGTGGTTCCGATCCGTGACGAGGAGCGGTTGCGCTACCAGGACTGGGTCCGGGCCAATCGACGCACAGTTCGTGAGGCGTCAGGCGACAAGTTCGGTTACCTGCACATTCCGGACATGATGGCCAACGGGTGGGCCCAGCTGCATCGTGACCTCGATACAGAGACCGCCTTGGACGGCTTGATTGTAGACGTCCGGCGTAACCGTGGGGGGCACACCTCACAACTGGTGGCCGAGCTCATTGGCCGGAAGGTCACTGGCTGGAGCATGCCGCGTGGCGAGAAGCCGCGGACTTACCCGCACCATGCTCCCCGGGGCCCCGTGATTATCCTGGCCGACGAATTTGCTGGGTCCGATGGCGACATCATCACGCAAGTGTCCAAGCTGAGGGGCATCGGGCCAGTCATCGGCGTACGGACCTGGGGCGGAGTGGTGGGCATTGACAACCGCTTTGCGCTGGCTGATGGTACCGGGGTGACCCAGCCCCGCTATGCCACATGGTTTGGCGGTGGGATCGGCTGGGATGTTGAAAACCGCGGTGTGGAACCCGACATCGAAGTTCTCTTCCCGCCGCATGCCTACGCAGCAGGCACAGATCCGCAACTTGAGTACGGCATTGGCGCGCTCAAGGAAATGATCCAGGAGCTACCCACTGACCGACCTCCGTTGCGAGAAGGTTATCGCCAGGTGCGGCCAGCCCCGTTGCCTGCCCGTCCACAAAAGGGCTAG
- a CDS encoding OsmC family protein, producing the protein MAATRTAHTVWNGNLIEGSGNTTLDSSGLGTFDVTWKARTEQAGGKTSPEELIAAAHSACFSMAFSNTLAQAGFTAEEIQTQADVTFVPGTGITGSHLTMTARIPGISEEEFRRISEEAKTGCPVSGALASIEITLDATLAA; encoded by the coding sequence ATGGCAGCAACACGCACCGCACACACGGTTTGGAACGGCAACCTGATTGAGGGCTCCGGCAACACGACCCTGGACAGCTCGGGCCTGGGCACGTTCGATGTCACCTGGAAGGCCCGCACGGAGCAGGCAGGCGGCAAGACGAGCCCCGAAGAACTGATCGCCGCAGCCCACTCCGCATGCTTCTCCATGGCTTTCAGCAACACCCTTGCGCAGGCAGGATTTACCGCGGAGGAAATTCAGACGCAGGCCGACGTCACTTTCGTTCCGGGCACCGGCATCACTGGCAGCCACCTGACCATGACCGCCAGGATTCCGGGCATCTCGGAAGAGGAGTTCCGCCGCATCTCCGAAGAAGCCAAGACCGGCTGCCCCGTTTCGGGTGCGCTTGCCAGCATTGAGATCACCCTGGACGCAACGCTCGCCGCATAG
- the sucB gene encoding 2-oxoglutarate dehydrogenase, E2 component, dihydrolipoamide succinyltransferase — MSESVNLPALGESVTEGTVTRWLKQVGDRVEIDEPLLEVSTDKVDTEIPSPIAGVIEEILVAEDETAEVGAPLVRIGDGSGSAAPAAEEAPAAQEAPAAAEQAAPAEEAPAAPAAEEAPAEAPAASGGEGHEVTLPALGESVTEGTVTRWLKAVGDTVEVDEPLLEVSTDKVDTEIPSPVAGTLQEIRVNEDETAEVGSVLAVIGSGAAAPAAAPAPAAPAAEAPAAAPAPAAEAPAPATAAAPAAPAAASAPAPAPAAQAPSAAQAPAAPAEAGSSSESGYVTPLVRKLANQQGVDIASVSGTGVGGRIRKQDVLAAAEAKQAAAAAPAAAPASAPAAKAAAPVVASSLRGTTEKAPRIRQVIARRMRESLEVSTQLTQVHEVDMTKIAKLRLKAKNSFQAQNGVKLTFLPFIAKAVAEALKQHPKLNAAYDESKQEITYHNAEHLAIAVDTDKGLLVPVISDAGNLNLAGLAAKIADVAGRTRDGKIGPDELSGGTFSITNIGSVGALFDTPIINQPQVGILGTGAIVKRAVVVADENGDDSIAIRSMMYLSLTYDHRLVDGADAGRFLQTLKARLEEGAFEADLGL, encoded by the coding sequence ATGTCTGAATCCGTTAACTTGCCCGCCCTCGGTGAGAGTGTCACCGAAGGAACCGTCACCCGCTGGCTCAAGCAGGTTGGTGACCGGGTAGAGATCGACGAGCCGTTGCTCGAGGTTTCCACCGACAAAGTAGACACCGAAATCCCTTCTCCGATCGCAGGCGTCATCGAAGAAATCCTCGTCGCTGAAGACGAGACCGCAGAGGTTGGCGCCCCCTTGGTACGCATCGGCGACGGCTCCGGCTCCGCCGCGCCAGCGGCTGAAGAAGCGCCGGCCGCCCAGGAAGCACCTGCGGCTGCCGAGCAGGCTGCCCCCGCCGAAGAAGCCCCCGCTGCGCCCGCTGCTGAGGAAGCCCCTGCTGAAGCTCCTGCGGCCTCCGGCGGCGAAGGCCACGAAGTAACCCTCCCCGCCTTGGGTGAAAGCGTTACCGAAGGCACCGTCACGCGCTGGCTCAAGGCTGTTGGCGACACCGTTGAGGTGGACGAGCCCCTTCTTGAGGTTTCCACTGACAAGGTCGATACCGAGATTCCTTCCCCGGTTGCAGGCACTTTGCAGGAAATCCGCGTCAACGAAGACGAAACCGCCGAGGTCGGATCGGTTCTCGCCGTCATCGGCTCCGGCGCTGCCGCGCCTGCTGCGGCTCCAGCGCCCGCCGCCCCCGCGGCTGAGGCTCCCGCAGCTGCTCCCGCTCCTGCGGCTGAAGCTCCCGCGCCGGCTACCGCTGCAGCGCCAGCTGCTCCTGCTGCCGCCTCCGCACCTGCGCCCGCTCCTGCTGCACAGGCTCCTTCTGCTGCACAGGCTCCTGCTGCACCGGCCGAAGCTGGCTCGTCCTCCGAGTCCGGCTACGTCACTCCCCTGGTACGCAAGCTGGCAAACCAGCAGGGCGTGGACATCGCTTCCGTGTCCGGCACCGGCGTCGGTGGCCGCATCCGTAAGCAGGATGTCCTTGCCGCAGCTGAAGCCAAGCAAGCCGCCGCAGCAGCGCCGGCCGCGGCCCCTGCTTCTGCTCCTGCCGCCAAAGCTGCGGCACCCGTTGTTGCCTCGTCCCTGCGTGGCACCACGGAGAAGGCTCCGCGTATCCGTCAGGTCATCGCCCGCCGTATGCGCGAGTCACTGGAAGTCTCCACCCAGCTGACCCAGGTGCACGAGGTCGACATGACCAAGATCGCCAAGCTCCGTCTGAAGGCCAAGAATTCGTTCCAGGCACAGAACGGTGTGAAGCTGACCTTCCTGCCGTTCATCGCCAAGGCCGTGGCGGAAGCACTGAAGCAGCACCCCAAGCTGAACGCTGCCTACGACGAGTCCAAGCAGGAAATCACCTACCACAACGCCGAGCACCTGGCTATTGCGGTAGACACCGACAAGGGCCTCCTGGTACCGGTGATCTCCGACGCCGGTAACCTCAACCTTGCCGGCCTGGCCGCTAAGATCGCGGACGTCGCAGGACGTACCCGCGATGGCAAGATCGGCCCCGACGAGCTGTCCGGCGGTACCTTCAGCATCACCAACATCGGTTCCGTTGGTGCCCTGTTCGACACCCCGATCATCAACCAGCCGCAGGTGGGCATCCTGGGTACGGGCGCAATCGTCAAGCGCGCCGTCGTGGTCGCCGACGAAAACGGCGACGATTCGATTGCCATTCGCTCCATGATGTACCTGTCGCTCACGTACGACCACCGCCTGGTGGACGGTGCGGACGCCGGCCGCTTCCTGCAAACCCTCAAGGCACGCCTTGAGGAAGGTGCTTTCGAAGCAGACCTTGGTCTGTAG
- the lpdA gene encoding dihydrolipoyl dehydrogenase, producing MADQATAQEFDILVLGGGSGGYATALRAVQLGFTVGLVEKAKLGGTCLHNGCIPTKALLHSAELADHARDSAKYGVNVTLDSIDMSAVNAYKDGIIAGKFKGLQGLIKSKGITVIEGEGKLQGHNTVVVNGTSYTGKNIVLATGSYSRSLPGLEIGGKVITSDQALTMDYIPKSAIVLGGGVIGVEFASVWKSFGVDVTIIEGLPSLVPNEDASIVKNLERAFKKRGIKFTTGIFFQGVEQNDDGVKVTLVDGQTFEADLLLVAVGRGPVTANLGYEEAGITIDRGFVITNERLHTGVGNIYAVGDIVPGVQLAHRGYQQGIFVAEEIAGLNPAIVEDINIPKVTYCEPEIATVGYTEKAAKEKFGDDQVQTQEYNLAGNGKSSILGTGGIVKLVRQKDGPVVGIHMIGSRMGEQIGEAQLIVNWEAYPEDVAQLVHAHPTQNESLGEAHLALAGKPLHG from the coding sequence GTGGCCGATCAGGCAACTGCGCAAGAATTCGACATCCTGGTACTCGGTGGCGGCAGCGGCGGCTACGCCACTGCCCTGCGGGCCGTACAGCTTGGGTTCACCGTTGGCCTTGTGGAAAAGGCAAAGCTCGGCGGAACCTGCCTGCACAACGGCTGTATCCCCACCAAGGCACTCCTGCACTCGGCCGAACTGGCCGACCATGCACGCGATTCCGCCAAGTATGGCGTGAACGTCACGCTCGACAGCATCGACATGTCTGCCGTGAACGCATACAAGGACGGCATCATCGCCGGTAAGTTCAAGGGCCTCCAGGGACTCATCAAGTCCAAGGGCATCACCGTCATCGAGGGTGAAGGCAAGCTCCAGGGCCACAACACCGTCGTCGTGAACGGCACCTCTTACACGGGCAAGAACATTGTCCTGGCCACGGGTTCCTACTCCCGTTCACTCCCCGGCCTGGAAATCGGCGGCAAGGTCATCACCTCGGACCAGGCCCTCACCATGGACTACATCCCCAAGAGCGCGATCGTCCTCGGTGGCGGCGTCATCGGCGTCGAGTTCGCTTCCGTTTGGAAGTCCTTCGGCGTGGACGTCACCATCATTGAGGGCCTCCCCTCCCTCGTCCCCAACGAGGACGCCTCCATCGTCAAGAACCTTGAGCGTGCCTTCAAGAAGCGCGGCATCAAGTTCACCACCGGCATCTTCTTCCAGGGCGTGGAACAGAACGACGACGGCGTCAAGGTCACCTTGGTTGACGGCCAGACGTTCGAAGCCGACCTCCTGCTCGTGGCCGTTGGCCGCGGTCCGGTGACCGCCAACCTTGGCTACGAAGAAGCAGGCATCACCATCGACCGTGGCTTCGTCATCACCAACGAACGCCTCCACACCGGCGTTGGCAACATCTACGCCGTTGGCGACATCGTCCCTGGCGTCCAGCTCGCACACCGCGGCTACCAGCAGGGCATCTTCGTCGCCGAGGAAATCGCCGGCCTGAACCCGGCAATCGTCGAAGACATCAACATCCCCAAGGTCACCTACTGCGAGCCGGAAATCGCAACGGTGGGCTACACCGAAAAGGCCGCCAAGGAGAAGTTCGGCGACGACCAGGTGCAGACCCAGGAATACAACCTTGCCGGCAACGGCAAGAGCTCAATCCTCGGCACCGGTGGCATCGTCAAGCTTGTCCGCCAGAAGGATGGCCCCGTGGTGGGCATCCACATGATCGGCTCCCGGATGGGTGAGCAGATCGGTGAAGCCCAGCTCATCGTGAACTGGGAAGCCTACCCGGAGGACGTGGCCCAGCTGGTCCACGCCCACCCCACTCAGAACGAAAGCCTGGGCGAAGCCCACCTCGCCCTCGCGGGCAAGCCGCTCCACGGCTAA
- a CDS encoding leucyl aminopeptidase: MVKTTDIILGVIAKDLKKSPSDALVIGVAQGSDGPVLLENPLSAKAAESMEGSLKLLGVTGAPDQAHRLPGLPETGSGILVLAGVGKLSEDGSLTEEALRRAAGSAIRQLAGVPSVTLAFPTASVTDVAAIAEGAAMGAYSYTEHRSSRDGLKDPVAKALIFTGVDAKAVQPALDRATVLGRAVNATRTLVNQPPSHLYPESFAESAKELAKGLPVKVTVWDEKRLEKEGFGGILGVGKGSTRQPRLVKVEYAPAKATRKIALVGKGITFDTGGISIKPALGMGDMKSDMAGAAVVLNTVLAIASLGLPIKATAWLCIAENMPSGAAQRPADVLTVYGGKTVEVLNTDAEGRLVMADGLVAASLEKPDAIIDVATLTGAQLIALGLRTAGVMGSDSVTAALKSAADRAGELVWPMPLPEELRPSLDSQVADLANIGERNGGMMTAAVFLREFVGKNGDGQQIPWAHVDIAGPSFNNGSPYGYTPKQGTGCTVRTLVAYAEDLLARSE, translated from the coding sequence GTGGTCAAGACTACTGACATCATCCTCGGCGTCATCGCCAAGGACCTGAAAAAGTCACCCAGCGACGCACTTGTGATCGGAGTTGCCCAAGGCTCGGACGGACCAGTGCTGCTCGAGAACCCGCTCAGCGCCAAGGCCGCTGAGTCCATGGAGGGATCGCTGAAGCTCCTTGGGGTCACCGGGGCTCCTGATCAGGCGCACCGCCTTCCGGGTTTGCCGGAAACGGGCTCAGGGATCCTGGTCCTGGCAGGCGTGGGCAAATTGTCCGAGGACGGCAGCCTGACTGAAGAGGCGCTGCGCCGGGCCGCAGGGTCCGCAATCCGGCAGCTTGCCGGGGTCCCATCGGTGACCTTGGCGTTCCCGACGGCGTCCGTCACCGACGTCGCTGCAATCGCCGAAGGCGCCGCCATGGGCGCGTACTCCTACACTGAACACCGTTCAAGCAGGGATGGGCTCAAGGATCCGGTGGCCAAGGCACTGATCTTCACCGGCGTGGACGCCAAAGCTGTACAACCTGCGCTTGACCGGGCAACAGTACTGGGCAGGGCCGTCAACGCGACGCGCACGCTCGTCAACCAGCCACCGAGCCACTTGTACCCCGAGTCATTCGCCGAATCCGCCAAGGAACTGGCCAAAGGACTTCCCGTAAAGGTGACGGTCTGGGATGAAAAGCGTCTGGAAAAGGAAGGCTTTGGCGGCATCCTCGGTGTCGGCAAGGGTTCAACCCGCCAGCCACGCCTGGTCAAGGTCGAGTACGCTCCGGCAAAGGCAACCCGGAAGATCGCGCTCGTCGGCAAGGGCATTACCTTCGACACCGGCGGTATCTCCATTAAGCCTGCCCTCGGCATGGGTGACATGAAGAGCGATATGGCCGGCGCCGCCGTCGTTCTTAATACGGTCCTCGCCATCGCCTCGCTGGGCCTGCCCATCAAGGCAACCGCGTGGCTTTGCATTGCCGAGAACATGCCATCCGGCGCTGCCCAGCGGCCGGCCGACGTTCTTACTGTCTATGGTGGAAAAACGGTCGAGGTCCTGAACACGGACGCCGAGGGCCGCCTGGTCATGGCGGACGGCTTGGTGGCCGCGAGCCTGGAAAAGCCGGACGCCATCATCGACGTCGCTACACTCACCGGCGCCCAGCTCATCGCGCTCGGCCTGCGCACGGCAGGCGTCATGGGCTCCGACTCCGTTACTGCGGCGTTGAAGTCTGCCGCAGACCGCGCAGGCGAGCTCGTCTGGCCGATGCCACTCCCGGAAGAGCTTCGCCCGAGCCTGGACTCCCAGGTTGCGGACCTGGCCAACATCGGCGAGCGTAACGGCGGCATGATGACCGCGGCCGTGTTCCTGCGTGAATTCGTGGGCAAGAACGGCGACGGCCAGCAGATCCCGTGGGCCCACGTCGACATCGCCGGCCCATCGTTCAACAACGGCAGCCCTTACGGCTACACGCCCAAGCAAGGGACAGGATGCACCGTCCGTACCTTGGTGGCCTACGCAGAGGATCTGCTGGCCCGCTCCGAGTAA
- a CDS encoding PAC2 family protein, which translates to MFERISGSLLDPEALYASNIEIFHSPELRGLNMVMGFTGFADAGHVVRQINAELLDQLDAEVVAMFDADQLIDYRSRRPHISFVEDHLQDYHAPTLALYRLTDGLGQPFLLLAGFEPDLQWERFSRAVVGIVEKLDVNLVTWIHSIPMPVPHTRPVGVTVHGNRPELIEGISSWKPTVDVPAAIGHILELRLTEAERHVAGYVIHVPHYLAEAEYPPAAVAGLEYLGAATSLMLPTDRLREAGREVGRQIAEQIEASEEVQAVVANLEARYDEKSEGIVRRSLLADENDELPNAEDIGAAVEAYLARKDSPQ; encoded by the coding sequence GTGTTTGAACGGATATCCGGCTCCCTCCTGGACCCCGAGGCGCTCTACGCGAGCAACATCGAGATATTCCACAGCCCTGAATTGCGCGGGCTGAATATGGTCATGGGTTTCACGGGCTTTGCCGATGCCGGTCACGTGGTCAGGCAGATCAACGCGGAACTCCTGGACCAACTCGACGCCGAGGTGGTAGCCATGTTCGACGCCGACCAGCTCATCGACTACCGCTCACGGCGCCCCCACATCAGCTTCGTCGAAGACCATTTGCAGGACTATCACGCACCCACGCTGGCGCTCTACAGGCTCACGGACGGCCTGGGCCAGCCGTTCCTGTTGCTCGCCGGCTTCGAACCCGACCTGCAGTGGGAGCGTTTCTCCCGTGCGGTGGTGGGAATCGTGGAGAAGCTCGACGTCAACCTGGTCACCTGGATCCATTCGATTCCCATGCCCGTACCGCATACGAGGCCGGTGGGAGTAACTGTTCACGGCAATCGTCCCGAACTCATCGAAGGCATCTCCAGTTGGAAGCCAACGGTGGATGTTCCCGCCGCCATTGGACACATCCTTGAACTCCGGCTCACGGAAGCCGAACGCCACGTGGCCGGCTATGTCATCCACGTGCCGCACTACCTGGCCGAAGCCGAATACCCGCCAGCCGCGGTGGCAGGGCTGGAGTACCTGGGAGCCGCGACGTCCCTGATGCTTCCTACCGACCGGCTCCGGGAAGCTGGCCGGGAAGTCGGCCGCCAGATCGCCGAGCAGATTGAAGCTTCAGAAGAAGTGCAGGCTGTGGTGGCCAACCTGGAGGCCCGCTACGACGAGAAATCCGAGGGCATCGTAAGGCGGTCTCTGCTCGCCGACGAGAACGACGAATTGCCTAACGCCGAGGACATCGGGGCTGCCGTGGAAGCGTACCTGGCGCGTAAAGACTCGCCTCAATAA
- a CDS encoding MFS transporter: MTAPRAWLIWTIGVFAYLVAVAQRTSFGVAGLEATERFHASASAISFFTVLQLLVYAGLQIPVGVLVDRFGSRVMIAGGAILMGLGQLQLAFADSVPGGVLGRVLVGAGDAMTFISVIRLVPLWFSPARVPLVTQLTGMCGQLGQLFSVVPFALLLHSAGWTPAFASLAAMSVLAIILVLALLRDLPPGHPPRETGQGLRATGISLSRAWKQPGTRLGLWSHFTVQFSGNLFAMTWGYPFLLSAQGLDAGTVSALMALFVATAIVSGPGFGRFVSKHPMRRSAMVLLITASTALAWAAVLILPGRAPLWLLVILVVVLAVGGPGSMIGFDFARTFNPSHRIGTATGIVNVGGFIAALVAIYLIGLVLDVLNASGFSGGDLYGLDPFRVALSVQFVLLGIGTLLIMLTRRKVRLQMAEQGIHVPPLAATLAKQRRERIERRRAVRAQSDEGNNG; the protein is encoded by the coding sequence GTGACTGCTCCCCGCGCCTGGCTTATCTGGACGATCGGCGTCTTTGCCTATCTGGTGGCCGTAGCGCAGCGAACCTCTTTTGGTGTCGCCGGCTTGGAAGCAACGGAACGCTTCCATGCCAGTGCTTCGGCCATTTCCTTTTTTACCGTGTTGCAGTTGCTTGTCTATGCCGGCTTGCAGATTCCGGTAGGCGTCCTGGTAGACAGGTTTGGATCGCGCGTCATGATTGCCGGCGGTGCCATTCTGATGGGCCTGGGGCAGTTGCAGCTCGCCTTCGCGGACAGCGTCCCGGGAGGGGTTTTGGGCCGCGTCCTGGTGGGGGCCGGTGACGCCATGACGTTCATCTCCGTCATCCGGCTCGTTCCATTGTGGTTCAGCCCGGCCAGGGTTCCCTTGGTTACCCAGCTCACCGGCATGTGCGGGCAGTTGGGCCAACTTTTCAGCGTGGTTCCCTTCGCCCTGCTTCTTCACTCCGCCGGCTGGACGCCCGCCTTCGCTTCACTCGCGGCGATGTCCGTGCTGGCCATCATCCTGGTCCTCGCGCTGTTGCGGGACCTGCCTCCCGGACACCCGCCGCGGGAAACCGGGCAGGGCCTGCGGGCTACCGGAATTTCCCTTTCGCGCGCCTGGAAGCAGCCGGGCACGCGTCTTGGCTTGTGGAGCCATTTCACCGTCCAGTTCAGCGGCAACCTCTTTGCCATGACGTGGGGTTATCCCTTCCTCCTCTCCGCTCAGGGACTCGATGCGGGGACGGTCTCTGCCTTGATGGCCCTGTTCGTGGCAACTGCCATCGTCTCCGGACCTGGATTTGGACGCTTTGTCTCCAAACATCCAATGCGGCGATCGGCCATGGTCCTCCTGATCACCGCGTCCACTGCACTGGCTTGGGCTGCAGTGCTCATCCTTCCGGGCCGGGCGCCGTTGTGGCTGCTGGTGATCCTGGTGGTGGTGCTGGCCGTTGGTGGCCCGGGCTCCATGATTGGATTCGACTTCGCGCGTACGTTCAATCCCTCGCACCGCATTGGTACGGCCACCGGGATCGTCAACGTAGGAGGATTCATCGCTGCCTTGGTGGCGATCTACCTGATCGGCCTGGTGCTCGACGTCCTGAACGCGAGCGGATTCTCCGGCGGGGATTTGTACGGCCTTGATCCGTTCCGCGTCGCCCTCAGCGTCCAGTTCGTCCTTCTGGGCATAGGCACACTGCTTATCATGCTCACCCGACGCAAAGTCCGGTTGCAGATGGCAGAGCAGGGAATCCACGTACCTCCGCTTGCGGCAACCTTGGCCAAGCAGCGCCGCGAAAGGATCGAGCGCCGGCGTGCGGTGCGTGCACAGTCGGATGAAGGCAACAACGGATAA